ACCTGGTTTCACAGTGAAGGATCGTTCATGTCACGCCCTGTTGTTGGGCACCAAGACCGATTCGGCCTTGATCGAAACCCCGCAATCGATTTCCGTGGTCACCAAAGATCAGAGCCTCAACCAGATCCTGCGTTTACTATTCCTGGTGCTGGTATGGCTCGCAACGCACCGTGCAGGCGAGTGCTACGTATCGGTGGTGATTGTGCGCAGATACCGACGGTTTCGCGAGCAAGCTCGCTCCCAGTCTGCACGGATGACAGTTCATCTTGTGGGAGCGAGCTTGCTCGCGAATCGTTTGAACCTCGCCTGAGGTCAGAACGCCACGGACGTTTGCACATACACCGTGCGTGGTTCGCCGACGTATTTGCCTTTGTTGTTGTCGTCGAACGAGCGGGTGAAGTATTCGTGATTGAGTATGTTCTTCACCCCGACGGCGACATTCAGGTCATTGAGTTGTGGACCGAAATCGTAGCCAGCGCGGGTGCTGAACAGCATGTAGCCGGGAATCTTGCCAGTACTGCCATCGGCGCTTTCCGCTGAAGTGTTGGCGTTGTCGGCGAACTGGTCGCTCTGATACGAACTGTCCAGATTCAGCTTCCACGGCCCTTCGGTATACGCCACGCCCAAGGTGCCTTTGTGCTTGGACGAGAAGGGCACGCGGTTGCCTTTGTTCGGGCCGTCTTCGCGGATGCTGGCGTCGACATACGCATACGTGGCGTACACATCGAAACCGGCCAGCGCCGGGCTCAAACCATTCAACGCATAGTTGATGCTGGTCTCGATGCCCTGATGCCGGGTTTCGCCTCGGGCAATCACCGTGTCGTTTGTCTGGTTGCTTTCATATTGGTTGTCGAAGTTGATCAGGAACGCCCCGATCTCGGCGCGCAAGTTGCCGTTGTCATAGCGCGTACCGAGTTCCCAGGTGCGGGCTTTTTCCGGCTTCACTTCGCCGCCGGCTACCCGATTCGGCATCTGGCTGTACTGCACGCTGCCGAACGAACCTTCGGTATTGGCGTACAGATTCCATGTATCGGTGAGGTGATACAGCGCGTTCAGTGCAGGCAGCGCGGTGTTGTAATCGCCCTGGTATTTGACGTTGGTCAGGTTGTTGGTCTGCGCCGAATCGATCATTTCGTAGCGAATGCCAGGCGTGAACGTCCACTTGCCGATATCGATACGGTCGTCGATATAGATCGCGTGGGCTTCGGTTGCGCCGCGAGTGTCCCGGTCGTTGCGGCTGGCGGTGCTGGGCAGCTCGTTGGAAGTAGACGGCGTGCGATAGCGCAATTCGTGACCGGCTTCGTTGATGTAGCGATAGCCGACGCCGATTTCGTTCCAGCTTTCACCCAGCGCGAAGCCTTGGGAGAAGCGGGTTTCCAAACCGCGCACCCAGTATTCGCGGGGCGACAGGGACACGAAGCTGCCTTGATCCAGATAACCGCTGCGCAAGGTCTTGGTGAAGAACGTATTGGTGGTGAACACCCGCGCGTCCTGCTCGTAGCGATAGCCGAAATTGACCAGCGTGCGACGGCCCCAGAACTCATCCTTGGGGCGCGTCGATTGATACGGGTCAGCCTTGTAATCGGCGACGTTCAGGCCACCGGGCATTTTCGCGTTGCCCTCGTAATACTGCGCCATGGCGTTGAGGCTGTTGGCTTCGTCGATCTGGTATTTGCCTTTCAGGATCAGGTCGTCGATCTCGGTGTCGCTGTGTTCACGCCAGTCGCCGCCGCGCACTCCGGAATACAGAATCGCGCCGCCCAGACCGTTATCGGCGGTGCCGCCCGCCAGCAGATTGCCGGTGGTCTTGAAGCCGTCGTGGCTGGATGACGGACTGGTTTCAGTCTGGAAGCCGCCTTTGACTGTTGGCGCATCGGGGATGGCGCGGGTCACGAAGTTGACGATCCCGCCAACGTTCTGCGGGCCATATCTGACGGCGCCGCCGCCACGCACCACGTCGACGGCATCCATGTTGCCCATGCTGATCGGTGCGAACGACAACTGCGGCTGGCCATAGGGCGCGAAAGGCACCGGGATGCCGTCCATCAATACCGTGGAGCGCGAGGCCAGGCGCGGATTGAGCCCGCGAATGCCGAAGTTCAGCGCCATGTCATGGCTGCCGGTGCCGTTGTTTTCCGGGGCGTTGACGCCGGGAATACGGTTGAGCACTTCACGCGCGGTGCTGGCCCCGGAGCGTTCGATTTCTTCGCGCCGGATCACATCCCGCGCGCCGGGGTGCTCGAAGACGTTGATTTGCTGCGCCTCGCCGAGCCAGTCGCCGACCACGGTCGACGCTTCCAGCTCAACCGGACCTTCACCTTGGGCAACGCTGACCGGTTGCAAGGTGAAGCCATCCTGGCCATCGGCCCGCGCTTGCAAGCCGGTGCCTTCGAGCAATGCGGCCAGGCCTTGTTCCGGCGTGTATTGGCCTTCCAGACCGCGACTCTGCAAGCCGTTGGTGATCTGCGAGCCAAAGGAAATCAGCACGCCTGCTTCCCGACCGAACTGGTTCAGTGCGGTTTCCAGTGCGCTCGGCGCGATGTGATAAGGCTTGCTGGCAACCTCCGCCGCCTGCACCAGCGGCAGAGCGCTCAAGGACAAACCGGCACCAAACAGGATATGGCGCAACGAGCGGGCGAGGGGAGAAACACGACTTGGGCGGGCTGACATGCAGGAGTCCTTTGGCGAGACGATTAAGGTGCTTTTCCTGTCTGTCACGCGAGATGAGCAAAACGGCTCACTGGGTTTGCAAAGATTTTCGCCGGGCGCGACTCAACCTTGCAGGACCGGATTTATCCGGGAAGAGGCCGGTACATCGGCAGTATTTCTTCGGTTCGGAAAGTGCTCTCCCGGCTGAAGCCGGTCCTACGGGTTCGCGATTCGCAATGGTCGGATTCAAACCCGCGCCTCGACGCTTACCCAATACCGGGTAAAGCGCTTGACCCGAACCGGCAGCGCGACTTCCAGCAGGTCCAGAATGCGTTCGCTGTCGGCCAGCGGGTAGCTGCCGGAAATCAGCAGGTCGGCGACTTTGGCGTCGCAATTCAGATGGCCGCGTCGATAGCGGCTGAGTTCGCCGAGGAAGTCCTGC
This genomic window from Pseudomonas sp. G.S.17 contains:
- the fecA gene encoding TonB-dependent Fe(3+) dicitrate receptor FecA, whose product is MSARPSRVSPLARSLRHILFGAGLSLSALPLVQAAEVASKPYHIAPSALETALNQFGREAGVLISFGSQITNGLQSRGLEGQYTPEQGLAALLEGTGLQARADGQDGFTLQPVSVAQGEGPVELEASTVVGDWLGEAQQINVFEHPGARDVIRREEIERSGASTAREVLNRIPGVNAPENNGTGSHDMALNFGIRGLNPRLASRSTVLMDGIPVPFAPYGQPQLSFAPISMGNMDAVDVVRGGGAVRYGPQNVGGIVNFVTRAIPDAPTVKGGFQTETSPSSSHDGFKTTGNLLAGGTADNGLGGAILYSGVRGGDWREHSDTEIDDLILKGKYQIDEANSLNAMAQYYEGNAKMPGGLNVADYKADPYQSTRPKDEFWGRRTLVNFGYRYEQDARVFTTNTFFTKTLRSGYLDQGSFVSLSPREYWVRGLETRFSQGFALGESWNEIGVGYRYINEAGHELRYRTPSTSNELPSTASRNDRDTRGATEAHAIYIDDRIDIGKWTFTPGIRYEMIDSAQTNNLTNVKYQGDYNTALPALNALYHLTDTWNLYANTEGSFGSVQYSQMPNRVAGGEVKPEKARTWELGTRYDNGNLRAEIGAFLINFDNQYESNQTNDTVIARGETRHQGIETSINYALNGLSPALAGFDVYATYAYVDASIREDGPNKGNRVPFSSKHKGTLGVAYTEGPWKLNLDSSYQSDQFADNANTSAESADGSTGKIPGYMLFSTRAGYDFGPQLNDLNVAVGVKNILNHEYFTRSFDDNNKGKYVGEPRTVYVQTSVAF